A genomic window from Cucumis melo cultivar AY chromosome 8, USDA_Cmelo_AY_1.0, whole genome shotgun sequence includes:
- the LOC103484399 gene encoding uncharacterized protein LOC103484399 isoform X1, translating into MPSIKMKAKLSPSCLREKHCLRVCQKSSVISKKDCTRLRGSEESDEFDGCIKKCLEASLNTESFNSNINQKAINHHEAFDEETSELKRHGEAFELKREEPFSVNAADMNGMDCTSTNSSEIEAIFSPILNNVDIQCHPIIEHDPGSKLDRDIPGMEIDEGKNSRSSHDSQTCDISDFFISDMIVANLPLCENDDICDINYFHDYKYTQSSVLSDVADQYMILPFLEDTMKFSNSDDAKCSDELAIGSGNSSLYRVIDQRNNLSLEFSVSSESDQTECFDPQLFIKNLPELSEVISNFQPSILPNEDRKRKAVTLVLDLDETLVHSTLEPQDDADFRFTVCLNMKEHIVYVKRRPYLQIFLDRVAEMFEVAIFTASQSIYAEQVLNKLDPDNCIISRRLYRESCIFSDGCYTKDLTVLGIDLAKVVIVDNYPQVFRLQVNNGIPIKSWIDDPLDSALISLLPFLETLVDVDDVRPIIAQRFEFGTSDLDLLFLPSDTT; encoded by the exons ATGCCATCAATAAAAATGAAGGCCAAGTTAAGCCCGAGCTGTTTAAGAGAAAAACATTGTCTGCGTGTTTGTCAGAAATCTAGTGTCATCTCTAAAAAAGATTGTACCCGCCTGAGGGGTTCTGAAGAGTCGGATGAATTTGATGGCTGTATTAAAAAATGTCTGGAGG CTTCTCTAAACACAGAATCTTTTAATAGTAATATAAATCAGAAAGCCATTAATCACCACGAAGCCTTTGACGAAGAAACTTCTGAATTGAAGAGGCACGGAGAAGCTTTTGAGTTGAAGAGGGAAGAACCTTTTTCAGTAAATGCTGCAGATATGAATGGAATG GATTGCACCTCAACCAACTCTTCTGAAATAGAAGCCATTTTTTCTCCTATTTTGAATAATGTTGACATCCAATGCCATCCTATTATCGAACATGATCCAG GGAGCAAACTTGATAGAGATATACCAGGAATGGAAATTGATGAAGGGAAAAATAGCAGAAGCTCACATGACAGTCAAACCTGCGACATATCAGATTTTTTTATTTCTGACATGATAGTTGCAAATTTACCTTTATGTGAAAATGATGACATTTGTGACATCAATTATTTTCATGACTACAAATATACTCAGTCGAGTGTGTTGTCTGATGTTGCTGATCAGTATATGATACTGCCTTTCCTTGAGGACACCATGAAATTCAGCAATTCAGATGATGCTAAATGTTCTGATGAATTAGCCATTGGTTCTGGTAATTCTAGTTTGTACAGAGTAATTGATCAAAGGAATAATTTGAGCCTTGAATTCAGTGTTAGCTCAGAGTCAGATCAGACAGAGTGTTTTGATCCCCAGTTGTTCATAAAAAATTTACCAGAACTTTCAGAAGTGATTTCGAATTTTCAGCCCAGCATATTGCCCAATGAAGATCGGAAAAGAAAGGCTGTGACTCTTGTACTTGATTTGGATG AAACATTAGTTCACTCTACTTTGGAACCGCAGGATGATGCAGACTTCCGCTTTACCGTCTGCTTGAACATGAAAGAGCACATTGTATATGTTAAACGGAGGCCATATCTTCAAATATTTCTGGACCGTGTTGCAGAGATGTTTGAAGTTGCTATCTTTACAGCCAGTCAAAGTATTTACGCAGAACAAGTTCTCAACAAACTGGACCCGGATAATTGTATTATCTCACGACGACTTTATCGTGAATCATGCATCTTTTCAGACGGATGTTACACCAAGGATTTGACAGTTTTAGGCATTGATTTAGCAAAAGTTGTCATTGTAGATAATTATCCACAG GTTTTCCGATTACAAGTGAACAACGGTATTCCTATTAAGAGTTGGATTGATGATCCCTTGGATTCTGCTTTAATTTCTTTGCTTCCATTTTTGGAGACCCTGGTTGATGTTGATGACGTGCGCCCTATTATTGCCCAGAGATTCG
- the LOC103484399 gene encoding uncharacterized protein LOC103484399 isoform X3, protein MPSIKMKAKLSPSCLREKHCLRVCQKSSVISKKDCTRLRGSEESDEFDGCIKKCLEASLNTESFNSNINQKAINHHEAFDEETSELKRHGEAFELKREEPFSVNAADMNGMDCTSTNSSEIEAIFSPILNNVDIQCHPIIEHDPGSKLDRDIPGMEIDEGKNSRSSHDSQTCDISDFFISDMIVANLPLCENDDICDINYFHDYKYTQSSVLSDVADQYMILPFLEDTMKFSNSDDAKCSDELAIGSGNSSLYRVIDQRNNLSLEFSVSSESDQTECFDPQLFIKNLPELSEVISNFQPSILPNEDRKRKAVTLVLDLDETLVHSTLEPQDDADFRFTVCLNMKEHIVYVKRRPYLQIFLDRVAEMFEVAIFTASQSIYAEQVLNKLDPDNCIISRRLYRESCIFSDGCYTKDLTVLGIDLAKVVIVDNYPQVFRLQVNNGIPIKSWIDDPLDSALISLLPFLETLVDVDDVRPIIAQRFGRLKSQF, encoded by the exons ATGCCATCAATAAAAATGAAGGCCAAGTTAAGCCCGAGCTGTTTAAGAGAAAAACATTGTCTGCGTGTTTGTCAGAAATCTAGTGTCATCTCTAAAAAAGATTGTACCCGCCTGAGGGGTTCTGAAGAGTCGGATGAATTTGATGGCTGTATTAAAAAATGTCTGGAGG CTTCTCTAAACACAGAATCTTTTAATAGTAATATAAATCAGAAAGCCATTAATCACCACGAAGCCTTTGACGAAGAAACTTCTGAATTGAAGAGGCACGGAGAAGCTTTTGAGTTGAAGAGGGAAGAACCTTTTTCAGTAAATGCTGCAGATATGAATGGAATG GATTGCACCTCAACCAACTCTTCTGAAATAGAAGCCATTTTTTCTCCTATTTTGAATAATGTTGACATCCAATGCCATCCTATTATCGAACATGATCCAG GGAGCAAACTTGATAGAGATATACCAGGAATGGAAATTGATGAAGGGAAAAATAGCAGAAGCTCACATGACAGTCAAACCTGCGACATATCAGATTTTTTTATTTCTGACATGATAGTTGCAAATTTACCTTTATGTGAAAATGATGACATTTGTGACATCAATTATTTTCATGACTACAAATATACTCAGTCGAGTGTGTTGTCTGATGTTGCTGATCAGTATATGATACTGCCTTTCCTTGAGGACACCATGAAATTCAGCAATTCAGATGATGCTAAATGTTCTGATGAATTAGCCATTGGTTCTGGTAATTCTAGTTTGTACAGAGTAATTGATCAAAGGAATAATTTGAGCCTTGAATTCAGTGTTAGCTCAGAGTCAGATCAGACAGAGTGTTTTGATCCCCAGTTGTTCATAAAAAATTTACCAGAACTTTCAGAAGTGATTTCGAATTTTCAGCCCAGCATATTGCCCAATGAAGATCGGAAAAGAAAGGCTGTGACTCTTGTACTTGATTTGGATG AAACATTAGTTCACTCTACTTTGGAACCGCAGGATGATGCAGACTTCCGCTTTACCGTCTGCTTGAACATGAAAGAGCACATTGTATATGTTAAACGGAGGCCATATCTTCAAATATTTCTGGACCGTGTTGCAGAGATGTTTGAAGTTGCTATCTTTACAGCCAGTCAAAGTATTTACGCAGAACAAGTTCTCAACAAACTGGACCCGGATAATTGTATTATCTCACGACGACTTTATCGTGAATCATGCATCTTTTCAGACGGATGTTACACCAAGGATTTGACAGTTTTAGGCATTGATTTAGCAAAAGTTGTCATTGTAGATAATTATCCACAG GTTTTCCGATTACAAGTGAACAACGGTATTCCTATTAAGAGTTGGATTGATGATCCCTTGGATTCTGCTTTAATTTCTTTGCTTCCATTTTTGGAGACCCTGGTTGATGTTGATGACGTGCGCCCTATTATTGCCCAGAGATTCG
- the LOC103484399 gene encoding uncharacterized protein LOC103484399 isoform X2 produces the protein MPSIKMKAKLSPSCLREKHCLRVCQKSSVISKKDCTRLRGSEESDEFDGCIKKCLEASLNTESFNSNINQKAINHHEAFDEETSELKRHGEAFELKREEPFSVNAADMNGMDCTSTNSSEIEAIFSPILNNVDIQCHPIIEHDPGSKLDRDIPGMEIDEGKNSRSSHDSQTCDISDFFISDMIVANLPLCENDDICDINYFHDYKYTQSSVLSDVADQYMILPFLEDTMKFSNSDDAKCSDELAIGSGNSSLYRVIDQRNNLSLEFSVSSESDQTECFDPQLFIKNLPELSEVISNFQPSILPNEDRKRKAVTLVLDLDETLVHSTLEPQDDADFRFTVCLNMKEHIVYVKRRPYLQIFLDRVAEMFEVAIFTASQSIYAEQVLNKLDPDNCIISRRLYRESCIFSDGCYTKDLTVLGIDLAKVVIVDNYPQVFRLQVNNGIPIKSWIDDPLDSALISLLPFLETLVDVDDVRPIIAQRFDLDLLFLPSDTT, from the exons ATGCCATCAATAAAAATGAAGGCCAAGTTAAGCCCGAGCTGTTTAAGAGAAAAACATTGTCTGCGTGTTTGTCAGAAATCTAGTGTCATCTCTAAAAAAGATTGTACCCGCCTGAGGGGTTCTGAAGAGTCGGATGAATTTGATGGCTGTATTAAAAAATGTCTGGAGG CTTCTCTAAACACAGAATCTTTTAATAGTAATATAAATCAGAAAGCCATTAATCACCACGAAGCCTTTGACGAAGAAACTTCTGAATTGAAGAGGCACGGAGAAGCTTTTGAGTTGAAGAGGGAAGAACCTTTTTCAGTAAATGCTGCAGATATGAATGGAATG GATTGCACCTCAACCAACTCTTCTGAAATAGAAGCCATTTTTTCTCCTATTTTGAATAATGTTGACATCCAATGCCATCCTATTATCGAACATGATCCAG GGAGCAAACTTGATAGAGATATACCAGGAATGGAAATTGATGAAGGGAAAAATAGCAGAAGCTCACATGACAGTCAAACCTGCGACATATCAGATTTTTTTATTTCTGACATGATAGTTGCAAATTTACCTTTATGTGAAAATGATGACATTTGTGACATCAATTATTTTCATGACTACAAATATACTCAGTCGAGTGTGTTGTCTGATGTTGCTGATCAGTATATGATACTGCCTTTCCTTGAGGACACCATGAAATTCAGCAATTCAGATGATGCTAAATGTTCTGATGAATTAGCCATTGGTTCTGGTAATTCTAGTTTGTACAGAGTAATTGATCAAAGGAATAATTTGAGCCTTGAATTCAGTGTTAGCTCAGAGTCAGATCAGACAGAGTGTTTTGATCCCCAGTTGTTCATAAAAAATTTACCAGAACTTTCAGAAGTGATTTCGAATTTTCAGCCCAGCATATTGCCCAATGAAGATCGGAAAAGAAAGGCTGTGACTCTTGTACTTGATTTGGATG AAACATTAGTTCACTCTACTTTGGAACCGCAGGATGATGCAGACTTCCGCTTTACCGTCTGCTTGAACATGAAAGAGCACATTGTATATGTTAAACGGAGGCCATATCTTCAAATATTTCTGGACCGTGTTGCAGAGATGTTTGAAGTTGCTATCTTTACAGCCAGTCAAAGTATTTACGCAGAACAAGTTCTCAACAAACTGGACCCGGATAATTGTATTATCTCACGACGACTTTATCGTGAATCATGCATCTTTTCAGACGGATGTTACACCAAGGATTTGACAGTTTTAGGCATTGATTTAGCAAAAGTTGTCATTGTAGATAATTATCCACAG GTTTTCCGATTACAAGTGAACAACGGTATTCCTATTAAGAGTTGGATTGATGATCCCTTGGATTCTGCTTTAATTTCTTTGCTTCCATTTTTGGAGACCCTGGTTGATGTTGATGACGTGCGCCCTATTATTGCCCAGAGATTCG
- the LOC103484401 gene encoding protein MEI2-like 5 isoform X1 yields the protein MQNQPSHSSFSGHYNSPVMTKPKETENVWSNFHKSDALHASSVTTLFSSSLPVLSHEKLNVVDNGVAIQSVDDISSHFKNLNPGPEGDDPIEDIETHAIGSLLPDDEEELLAGIMDDLDLNGLPSSLEDLEEYDLFSSGGGMELETDAQQNASIGSSRLGLGDGVVGSVVPPYTFSNGVGTVAGEHPYGEHPSRTLFVRNINSNVEDSELRALFEQYGDIRTLYTACKHRGFVMISYYDIRAARTAMRSLQNKPLRRRKLDIHFSIPKNNPSEKDINQGTLVAFNLDPSIPNEDLLQIFGVYGEVKEIRETPHKRHHKFIEYYDVRAAEAALKALNRSDIVGKRIKLEPSRPGGARRNLMLQLNQELEQDDLWSFRPQVGSPIVNSPPGKWMSFNGSIKPSSLGSISKIPSYTPISPTGGNHLPGLASVLPKVTRSTMKVPPIGKDQGRGNNMEHPYSITNPLHTFQPSLSFPEPKSRQYNETMASFRPPASSGSSVETFSGPQSLWGSQNSYSESSSSSAWSRSYANHHFLSNGNGQTLPFPSRQTSFFSSTPNAHLHHVGSAPSGIPSERHFGYFPESPDTSLMGPGAFRGLGSSPHASVNTASTIPRNMSEIHPSSFQMMSSSMLNPMISGSVPYLGLLPNSLDGLNERGRSRWIENNGNQLDIRKQFQLDLDKIKAGEDTRTTLMIKNIPNKYTSKMLLAAIDENHRGTYDFLYLPIDFKNKCNVGYAFINMLSPQHIISFYEAFDGKRWEKFNSEKVASLAYARIQGKAALVSHFQNSSLMNEDKRCRPILFHSEGPEAGNQILHDHLPPANLGVNIWAMNGSLSSDSSGSPPNYGTSERPDKC from the exons ATGCAGAATCAACCTTCACATAGTTCTTTTTCAG GTCATTATAATAGTCCAGTCATGACTAAACCCAAAGAAACGGAAAATGTATGGAGTAATTTCCACAAATCTGATGCTCTCCATGCGTCAAGTGTTACTACACTATTCTCAAGCTCGTTGCCTGTTCTTTCACATGAGAAAC TGAACGTGGTTGACAATGGAGTTGCTATTCAATCAGTTGATGACATCTCGTCTCACTTTAAGAACCTCAACCCAGGTCCAGAGGGGGATGATCCAATTGAAGACATTGAAACTCATGCAATTGGCAGCTTGCTTCCTGACGATGAGGAGGAGCTTCTAGCTGGTATAATGGATGATTTAGATCTGAATGGCTTGCCTAGCTCTCTTGAAGATTTGGAAGAATATGATCTTTTCAGTAGTGGAGGTGGAATGGAGTTGGAAACAGATGCTCAACAAAATGCTAGCATTGGTTCCTCAAGGCTAGGCTTGGGTGATGGTGTAGTTGGAAGTGTGGTACCTCCTTATACCTTTTCAAATGGTGTTGGAACAGTTGCTGGAGAACATCCTTATGGAGAGCATCCTTCTAGAACGTTGTTCGTGCGTAACATTAATAGTAATGTTGAAGATTCGGAACTGAGAGCTCTCTTTGAG CAATATGGCGATATTAGGACTTTGTATACTGCTTGTAAACATAGGGGCTTTGTGATGATATCTTATTATGACATCCGTGCTGCTCGAACTGCTATGCGCTCATTACAAAACAAACCACTGCGGCGGAGAAAACTTGACATTCACTTCTCAATTCCCAAG AATAATCCATCTGAGAAAGATATAAACCAAGGAACCTTGGTAGCCTTTAATTTGGATCCTTCAATTCCCAATGAAGATCTTCTTCAAATTTTTGGGGTCTATGGTGAGGTCAAAGAG ATAAGGGAAACTCCGCACAAGAGACACCATAAGTTTATTGAATATTATGATGTTAGAGCTGCGGAAGCAGCACTGAAGGCATTAAATAGAAGCGACATTGTTGGTAAACGCATAAAACTAGAACCAAGTCGCCCTGGAGGAGCTCGTCGAAA CTTAATGTTGCAACTCAATCAAGAACTTGAACAAGATGATTTATGGAGTTTTCGCCCTCAAGTTGGTTCACCAATTGTCAATTCTCCGCCAG GTAAATGGATGTCGTTTAATGGTTCAATTAAACCTAGTTCCTTGGGAAGTATCAGTAAAATTCCTAGTTATACACCCATAAGCCCAACAGGTGGCAACCATTTGCCTGGATTAGCTTCAGTTCTCCCTAAAGTAACAAGAAGTACTATGAAGGTTCCTCCTATTGGCAAGGACCAAGGAAGGGGTAACAATATGGAGCATCCATATTCCATTACAAATCCATTGCATACCTTTCAACCATCCCTTTCATTTCCGGAGCCAAAATCAAGACAGTATAATGAGACTATGGCCTCCTTCAGACCTCCAGCATCAAGTGGGTCAAGTGTGGAAACGTTCTCTGGTCCACAATCTTTATGGGGAAGTCAGAATTCCTACTCAGAGTCCTCTAGTTCTTCTGCTTGGTCAAGATCGTATGCAAACCATCATTTCTTATCCAATGGAAATGGTCAGACACTTCCATTTCCCAGCCGGCAAACTTCTTTCTTCAGTTCAACTCCAAATGCCCACTTGCATCATGTTGGATCTGCTCCATCAGGCATACCATCGGAGAGGCACTTTGGGTATTTCCCCGAGTCACCAGATACTTCATTAATGGGTCCTGGAGCATTCAGAGGTTTAGGCTCTAGTCCGCATGCTTCTGTCAATACCGCCAGCACCATTCCAAGAAACATGTCTGAAATTCACCCTTCAAGTTTTCAGATGATGTCTTCATCCATGCTGAACCCGATGATATCAGGTAGTGTTCCATACCTGGGACTGCTACCAAACAGCCTGGATGGTTTGAATGAGCGTGGCAGAAGCCGATGGATTGAGAATAATGGGAATCAGCTTGACATTAGAAAGCAGTTTCAGCTTGACTTGGATAAAATTAAGGCTGGGGAAGACACTCGAACGACCTTAATGATAAAAAACATTCCGAATAA GTACACGTCAAAAATGTTATTAGCTGCCATTGATGAAAATCACAGGGGTACTTATGATTTTCTCTATTTGCCAATTGATTTTAAG AATAAATGCAACGTGGGCTATGCTTTCATCAATATGCTATCTCCTCAACACATAATATCCTTTTATgag GCTTTTGATGGAAAGAGATGGGAGAAGTTCAATAGTGAGAAAGTTGCTTCATTGGCATATGCTCGAATCCAAGGAAAGGCAGCTCTCGTGAGTCATTTTCAGAACTCTAGTTTAATGAACGAAGATAAGCGCTGCCGCCCCATTCTTTTTCACTCAGAGGGCCCAGAAGCTGGAAATCAG ATTCTCCATGATCATCTGCCTCCTGCCAACTTGGGTGTCAATATCTGGGCGATGAACGGGTCACTTTCTAGTGATTCTTCGGGAAGTCCTCCGAATTATGGCACTAGTGAGAGGCCTGATAAATGCTAA
- the LOC103484401 gene encoding protein MEI2-like 5 isoform X2 yields the protein MQNQPSHSSFSGHYNSPVMTKPKETENVWSNFHKSDALHASSVTTLFSSSLPVLSHEKRPEGDDPIEDIETHAIGSLLPDDEEELLAGIMDDLDLNGLPSSLEDLEEYDLFSSGGGMELETDAQQNASIGSSRLGLGDGVVGSVVPPYTFSNGVGTVAGEHPYGEHPSRTLFVRNINSNVEDSELRALFEQYGDIRTLYTACKHRGFVMISYYDIRAARTAMRSLQNKPLRRRKLDIHFSIPKNNPSEKDINQGTLVAFNLDPSIPNEDLLQIFGVYGEVKEIRETPHKRHHKFIEYYDVRAAEAALKALNRSDIVGKRIKLEPSRPGGARRNLMLQLNQELEQDDLWSFRPQVGSPIVNSPPGKWMSFNGSIKPSSLGSISKIPSYTPISPTGGNHLPGLASVLPKVTRSTMKVPPIGKDQGRGNNMEHPYSITNPLHTFQPSLSFPEPKSRQYNETMASFRPPASSGSSVETFSGPQSLWGSQNSYSESSSSSAWSRSYANHHFLSNGNGQTLPFPSRQTSFFSSTPNAHLHHVGSAPSGIPSERHFGYFPESPDTSLMGPGAFRGLGSSPHASVNTASTIPRNMSEIHPSSFQMMSSSMLNPMISGSVPYLGLLPNSLDGLNERGRSRWIENNGNQLDIRKQFQLDLDKIKAGEDTRTTLMIKNIPNKYTSKMLLAAIDENHRGTYDFLYLPIDFKNKCNVGYAFINMLSPQHIISFYEAFDGKRWEKFNSEKVASLAYARIQGKAALVSHFQNSSLMNEDKRCRPILFHSEGPEAGNQILHDHLPPANLGVNIWAMNGSLSSDSSGSPPNYGTSERPDKC from the exons ATGCAGAATCAACCTTCACATAGTTCTTTTTCAG GTCATTATAATAGTCCAGTCATGACTAAACCCAAAGAAACGGAAAATGTATGGAGTAATTTCCACAAATCTGATGCTCTCCATGCGTCAAGTGTTACTACACTATTCTCAAGCTCGTTGCCTGTTCTTTCACATGAGAAAC GTCCAGAGGGGGATGATCCAATTGAAGACATTGAAACTCATGCAATTGGCAGCTTGCTTCCTGACGATGAGGAGGAGCTTCTAGCTGGTATAATGGATGATTTAGATCTGAATGGCTTGCCTAGCTCTCTTGAAGATTTGGAAGAATATGATCTTTTCAGTAGTGGAGGTGGAATGGAGTTGGAAACAGATGCTCAACAAAATGCTAGCATTGGTTCCTCAAGGCTAGGCTTGGGTGATGGTGTAGTTGGAAGTGTGGTACCTCCTTATACCTTTTCAAATGGTGTTGGAACAGTTGCTGGAGAACATCCTTATGGAGAGCATCCTTCTAGAACGTTGTTCGTGCGTAACATTAATAGTAATGTTGAAGATTCGGAACTGAGAGCTCTCTTTGAG CAATATGGCGATATTAGGACTTTGTATACTGCTTGTAAACATAGGGGCTTTGTGATGATATCTTATTATGACATCCGTGCTGCTCGAACTGCTATGCGCTCATTACAAAACAAACCACTGCGGCGGAGAAAACTTGACATTCACTTCTCAATTCCCAAG AATAATCCATCTGAGAAAGATATAAACCAAGGAACCTTGGTAGCCTTTAATTTGGATCCTTCAATTCCCAATGAAGATCTTCTTCAAATTTTTGGGGTCTATGGTGAGGTCAAAGAG ATAAGGGAAACTCCGCACAAGAGACACCATAAGTTTATTGAATATTATGATGTTAGAGCTGCGGAAGCAGCACTGAAGGCATTAAATAGAAGCGACATTGTTGGTAAACGCATAAAACTAGAACCAAGTCGCCCTGGAGGAGCTCGTCGAAA CTTAATGTTGCAACTCAATCAAGAACTTGAACAAGATGATTTATGGAGTTTTCGCCCTCAAGTTGGTTCACCAATTGTCAATTCTCCGCCAG GTAAATGGATGTCGTTTAATGGTTCAATTAAACCTAGTTCCTTGGGAAGTATCAGTAAAATTCCTAGTTATACACCCATAAGCCCAACAGGTGGCAACCATTTGCCTGGATTAGCTTCAGTTCTCCCTAAAGTAACAAGAAGTACTATGAAGGTTCCTCCTATTGGCAAGGACCAAGGAAGGGGTAACAATATGGAGCATCCATATTCCATTACAAATCCATTGCATACCTTTCAACCATCCCTTTCATTTCCGGAGCCAAAATCAAGACAGTATAATGAGACTATGGCCTCCTTCAGACCTCCAGCATCAAGTGGGTCAAGTGTGGAAACGTTCTCTGGTCCACAATCTTTATGGGGAAGTCAGAATTCCTACTCAGAGTCCTCTAGTTCTTCTGCTTGGTCAAGATCGTATGCAAACCATCATTTCTTATCCAATGGAAATGGTCAGACACTTCCATTTCCCAGCCGGCAAACTTCTTTCTTCAGTTCAACTCCAAATGCCCACTTGCATCATGTTGGATCTGCTCCATCAGGCATACCATCGGAGAGGCACTTTGGGTATTTCCCCGAGTCACCAGATACTTCATTAATGGGTCCTGGAGCATTCAGAGGTTTAGGCTCTAGTCCGCATGCTTCTGTCAATACCGCCAGCACCATTCCAAGAAACATGTCTGAAATTCACCCTTCAAGTTTTCAGATGATGTCTTCATCCATGCTGAACCCGATGATATCAGGTAGTGTTCCATACCTGGGACTGCTACCAAACAGCCTGGATGGTTTGAATGAGCGTGGCAGAAGCCGATGGATTGAGAATAATGGGAATCAGCTTGACATTAGAAAGCAGTTTCAGCTTGACTTGGATAAAATTAAGGCTGGGGAAGACACTCGAACGACCTTAATGATAAAAAACATTCCGAATAA GTACACGTCAAAAATGTTATTAGCTGCCATTGATGAAAATCACAGGGGTACTTATGATTTTCTCTATTTGCCAATTGATTTTAAG AATAAATGCAACGTGGGCTATGCTTTCATCAATATGCTATCTCCTCAACACATAATATCCTTTTATgag GCTTTTGATGGAAAGAGATGGGAGAAGTTCAATAGTGAGAAAGTTGCTTCATTGGCATATGCTCGAATCCAAGGAAAGGCAGCTCTCGTGAGTCATTTTCAGAACTCTAGTTTAATGAACGAAGATAAGCGCTGCCGCCCCATTCTTTTTCACTCAGAGGGCCCAGAAGCTGGAAATCAG ATTCTCCATGATCATCTGCCTCCTGCCAACTTGGGTGTCAATATCTGGGCGATGAACGGGTCACTTTCTAGTGATTCTTCGGGAAGTCCTCCGAATTATGGCACTAGTGAGAGGCCTGATAAATGCTAA
- the LOC103484404 gene encoding 60S ribosomal protein L32-1-like, translating to MAVPLLTKKIVKKRVKQFKRPQSDRKISVKTNWRRPKGIDSRVRRKFKGCTLMPNIGYGTDKKTRHYLPNGFKKFVVHNVKELELLMMHNRTYCAEIAHNVSTRKRKEIVERAAQLDVVVTNKLARLRSQEDE from the exons ATGGCGGTGCCGTTGCTGACGAAGAAGATTGTTAAGAAGAGGGTTAAGCAGTTCAAGAGACCCCAGAGCGACCGCAAGATCTCTGTCAAA ACAAACTGGCGTAGACCAAAGGGTATTGATTCTCGTGTTCGAAGGAAGTTCAAAGGATGCACTTTGATGCCAAACATTGGTTATGGTACCGACAAGAAAACCCGTCACTATCTTCCAAATGGATTCAAGAAGTTCGTTGTGCACAATGTCAAGGAGCTTGAACTGTTGATGATGCACAATAG GACTTACTGTGCTGAGATCGCACACAATGTGTCCACGAGAAAAAGGAAGGAGATTGTGGAGAGAGCTGCCCAGCTCGATGTAGTTGTCACCAACAAGCTTGCTAGGTTGCGCAGCCAGGAGGATGAATGA